One part of the Patescibacteria group bacterium genome encodes these proteins:
- the pth gene encoding aminoacyl-tRNA hydrolase: MIPNVAPRLIVGLGNPDAKYANTRHNIGRLVIETYLKETSGFLARLTGSSAKSINIPEFKGKAYRTHTTKTGCVFVPDLGTFMNESGPALERVRSFLKLEAAEVLLIHDDIDLPLDTVRISFDASAGGHNGVRSVITALGTSTFCRLRIGIETRTNKSEPPADAFVLQPFLESEQQRAVQKGCAALTAILTTGATTAMNTYNTRSNG; encoded by the coding sequence ATGATTCCAAACGTCGCACCGCGCCTTATTGTTGGGCTGGGTAATCCCGACGCAAAGTACGCCAACACACGACACAATATTGGACGATTGGTTATTGAAACGTATCTTAAAGAAACGAGTGGTTTCCTGGCACGCTTAACTGGCAGCAGTGCAAAATCAATAAACATTCCGGAGTTCAAAGGCAAGGCCTACCGAACGCATACCACTAAAACTGGCTGCGTCTTTGTGCCTGACCTCGGAACCTTCATGAATGAATCTGGTCCAGCGCTCGAACGAGTCCGCTCATTTTTAAAACTCGAGGCAGCAGAAGTACTACTTATTCACGACGACATCGACCTCCCTCTCGATACTGTCCGCATTAGCTTCGACGCCTCGGCTGGTGGCCACAACGGTGTTCGTTCAGTGATTACCGCACTTGGCACGAGCACATTTTGTCGCTTGCGGATTGGCATTGAAACACGAACGAATAAATCCGAGCCGCCAGCTGACGCCTTCGTTCTCCAGCCATTTCTTGAATCGGAACAACAACGAGCGGTACAAAAAGGGTGCGCCGCCCTTACGGCCATCCTTACGACCGGCGCCACCACTGCTATGAATACCTATAACACCCGCTCGAATGGCTAA